One Scylla paramamosain isolate STU-SP2022 chromosome 5, ASM3559412v1, whole genome shotgun sequence genomic region harbors:
- the LOC135100943 gene encoding uncharacterized protein LOC135100943, with amino-acid sequence MENTEAVETLLSLPRLAPSLKEAGGMSSHSSIGLHEAPPTQRQSRSDVQRYKHVSRYYDLLKCFLPSARFLTFSAVAKTPLQTLSELRHRAPLPQLAQDLGFLQQMGVIEKTFRRDLQARYYVDLHRFKNALQERVSQIMSLVESQPEHLKWVWQDTTPDQETLPPFLRDVPQRQAVMRVLDVLNTRLAQMEFEFSMEEVSIVKRRRDENISCLQHSVETLDVEAAKVCQARYSLLAKPWILYHSAQGDENQYKRSSIRLLLWVEAEVWKERVAASLENFFTPKLHLSCIRQVLNLLIAKGETLLAPLMRQDGSYPTYTVLDERVVDCVLDHCVMAGFLSEDGAALCPLTEIKDVVRKKLLIGVSLGQVCVCRHFRCSDE; translated from the exons ATGGAGAACACTGAGGCAGTGGAAACTTTGCTCAGCCTGCCAAGATTAGCACCCTCACTAAAGGAAGCCGGGGGGATGAGCTCCCACTCCAGCATAGGCCTCCATGAGGCACCTCCCACACAGCGCCAGTCAAGATCTGATGTGCAGCGCTACAAGCATGTCTCTCGCTATTACGACCTGCTGAAGTGCTTCCTGCCATCTGCAAGATTCTTAACGTTTTCTGCTGTGGCCAAAACGCCTCTGCAGACATTAAGCGAACTCCGGCACCGTGCGCCGCTGCCTCAGCTGGCCCAGGACCTCGGCTTCCTGCAGCAGATGGGAGTCATTGAGAAAACATTCCGGCGGGACTTGCAGGCCAGGTATTACGTTGACCTTCATAGGTTTAAGAATGCCCTGCAGGAGCGAGTCTCCCAAATTATGAGTCTCGTTGAAAGCCAACCTGAGCACTTAAAGTGGGTGTGGCAGGACACTACCCCAGACCAAGAGACGCTGCCGCCCTTCCTGAGGGATGTGCCTCAGAGGCAGGCAGTGATGCGCGTGCTGGATGTGCTCAACACCAGGCTGGCGCAGATGGAATTTGAGTTCTCCATGGAAGAGGTTTCGATCGTTAAGAGGAGGCGCGACGAGAACATCAGTTGCTTGCAGCACAGCGTGGAAACCCTAGATGTAGAGGCGGCCAAGGTCTGCCAGGCGCGGTACAGCCTCCTTGCCAAGCCCTGGATCTTGTACCATTCTGCCCAGGGAGACGAGAACCAGTACAAACGGTCATCCATCAGACTCCTGCTGTGGGTGGAGGCCGAGgtgtggaaggaaagggtggCCGCATCCTTGGAAAATTTCTTTACACCCAAGCTGCACTTGTCTTGCATCAGGCAAGTCCTGAACCTGCTGATTGCCAAAGGCGAGACGCTACTGGCGCCGCTGATGAGGCAGGATGGGTCGTACCCCACGTACACCGTGCTGGACGAGCGGGTGGTGGACTGTGTGCTGGACCACTGCGTGATGGCAGGGTTCCTGTCTGAGGACGGAGCCGCATTGTGCCCCCTCACTGAGATTAAGGATGTAGTGAGAAAGAAGCTGCTGATAGGCGTGAGTCTAGGCCAG gtgtgtgtctgCCGCCACTTCCGGTGCAGCGATGAGTGA